The genomic DNA GAGATGACGATTTGCTTCCCTTCGGGGTTGATGATGGCGGCATCATCTCCCACGCCTAATTTAGAAGATGGATTTTTAAGGTTAAAATGTTCTGTGATATGTTTGATGAGCCCAAATTCTCCTAACTGAGAAACTGGCGTGAGGGCGGTTTTCTTTTCTTCTAACATAAGATTTTTTATTTTTGAAATAGGGCAGGGTCTATATTTTCTGGGCGAAAAGGTAAGTTTTTAATGTCTTCTTTGGTGAGCACTTTGGTGTGTTCTGTTTTATAAGGAGTGATGCTCGCTAAAATATCATCTGGCGGCGAGGTGGTTTTTCTCAACATCATATCAATCCAAACGCCTATGACTTCTGCTGTAGCACAGTGGGTGCCATCTGGCAAGTAGAATTTATGAACGAAGCTATAAATGCTGGCATCTTCGGACACGCCAGAAATTTCTAATGATACATAGACGCTCTGGTCGGAATAGATTTCTTTAAAAAATGAATAGCGCTCGTGGAGGAGCACAGGACCTATGCCCCAGCGGTTGAGTTGTGCTAAGCCCATTTTATGCTGATTCATAAACGCCATTCTGGTCTGTGCGCAATACTGAACATAGGAGGCA from Riemerella columbina includes the following:
- a CDS encoding acyl-CoA thioesterase, with amino-acid sequence MSTFYHKFEVRWSDIDANRHLANASYVQYCAQTRMAFMNQHKMGLAQLNRWGIGPVLLHERYSFFKEIYSDQSVYVSLEISGVSEDASIYSFVHKFYLPDGTHCATAEVIGVWIDMMLRKTTSPPDDILASITPYKTEHTKVLTKEDIKNLPFRPENIDPALFQK